Genomic window (Leptospira weilii):
CTCGGCTTTCCTTTCGGTCCAGAATTCCGATTTCTGAACCAGAAGAACTCAAAATAGATTCTTCTAAAAGATTACGCAAGCCCGAAAGATTTTTACCAAAATTCATTTTTAGGACTTTGTGTAAATTTTCTTCCGACAACCGAAGATCTTCACGACCCATGGAATCCTTCAACTCTTCTAAAATCAGTTCAATTAAAGATTTTTTTTGAGAGGAATTAAACTCATCCAAGCCCGGGACTACAATCGTCCTTTGGAGGAGAAGCTCTCGGAATGGTCTGAAAATTTCAGTTGGCTCTACACCCGGAGTTTCCGTAAAAATCAGCTGAAAATCTCCAGAATTCTCAGAAAGAATTTTGAAAAAAAATTTCTGTTGAAGTGAAGTGAATTTTTCTGTTCCTTCAATTAAAATTGTCCCACAATTGGTCATTCGAACCCATTCGTCTAAAGACTTTTCCAATTTGGAAATCTGTTCGGGCAAAAAGCCAATCACCAAGATTCCCTTTTCCGGACTTAGATTTCGATGTAACCATTTGCCTAAGGTTTTTTTTCCAGAGCCGGATGGGCCTGAGATTCGGATCCAAAAATTTTTTCTTTCGAACCAATCTGGCCAAGATTGCAGTCCGCAGACCTCAGCCAAAAATTGTCCAAGACTTTCTTTTTTTAAATCGGTCCGAGTCGAGAAAGAAGAATGAGCGCGTAAAATAGAAATATTGGAACGGGGGGTTTCCGAGATTTTTTTTGAAACTAAAGCCCAAAGCGCAAGAACCGCATCAGAAGGTTTTTCCAGAAACTCAACC
Coding sequences:
- a CDS encoding helix-turn-helix domain-containing protein, with the translated sequence MLNFKHLSFVHPSLFNLLFSDHSSPKNKKEEFSNALGEWIRISNGVCGVLTLSFDHGKTLEEVASVGYNEDGFFYSFLARATGNLDKLNLSPDFFPLWFSSIENDLFHSEAVGCLVGGIRGNSFLEGFFLVEFLEKPSDAVLALWALVSKKISETPRSNISILRAHSSFSTRTDLKKESLGQFLAEVCGLQSWPDWFERKNFWIRISGPSGSGKKTLGKWLHRNLSPEKGILVIGFLPEQISKLEKSLDEWVRMTNCGTILIEGTEKFTSLQQKFFFKILSENSGDFQLIFTETPGVEPTEIFRPFRELLLQRTIVVPGLDEFNSSQKKSLIELILEELKDSMGREDLRLSEENLHKVLKMNFGKNLSGLRNLLEESILSSSGSEIGILDRKESRDRILTIPDSEDLDLRRAVEAVERQKILLAQKLFGGNQIRMARALGISRGSLQYKLKQLEIG